One genomic segment of Acinetobacter oleivorans DR1 includes these proteins:
- a CDS encoding fumarylacetoacetate hydrolase family protein: protein MNTRPSKIVCVGRSYADHVKELNNAMPDKPILFIKPPSSLIGLNDGISWNPAWGSCHFECELVLRIDQPLKGETDPEKALKAIGAVTLGLDLTMRDLQNDLKSKGHPWERAKAFDGACVLADWVDLSEITDWQETKFTFHINDELRQDGNTALLMFTIGDLLADINQVFSLEPGDVIMTGSPAGVGPLHSDDQLKMTLKGATQDFVWKTFVKA, encoded by the coding sequence ATGAATACACGTCCTTCAAAAATCGTTTGCGTAGGCAGAAGCTATGCTGATCATGTCAAAGAATTAAATAATGCTATGCCTGACAAGCCTATATTATTTATTAAACCACCTAGTAGTTTGATTGGTTTAAATGACGGTATTTCCTGGAATCCAGCTTGGGGCAGTTGTCATTTTGAGTGTGAATTAGTTTTACGCATTGACCAGCCTTTAAAAGGTGAAACAGATCCTGAAAAAGCATTAAAAGCGATTGGTGCGGTGACATTAGGTCTTGATTTAACAATGCGTGATTTACAAAATGATCTGAAAAGTAAAGGTCATCCATGGGAACGTGCAAAAGCTTTTGATGGTGCTTGTGTATTAGCTGATTGGGTAGATTTGAGCGAAATTACAGATTGGCAAGAAACTAAATTCACTTTCCATATTAATGATGAATTGCGTCAAGATGGTAATACGGCATTATTAATGTTTACCATTGGTGATCTATTAGCTGATATTAATCAGGTATTTTCACTAGAACCGGGTGATGTAATTATGACAGGTTCACCTGCTGGTGTTGGGCCATTACACTCGGATGATCAGTTAAAAATGACATTAAAAGGTGCAACGCAAGATTTTGTATGGAAAACTTTTGTGAAAGCATAA
- a CDS encoding YcxB family protein gives MTEQKTALSLRYYLNLEESQDGFSLVTFGKKQFTRFLTPAISIAIIIWGLYLGFSGVGRYYVGLGLFFLVMQGLMRYWLLPMLFKRQFVRYQFGKSEQGIDLYQDYFELYSSERKQVVQYADVQTFAKGKLTYMLELKNKTVIIVPKRAFAQVSDQTIFENTFKK, from the coding sequence ATGACTGAGCAAAAAACAGCTTTATCTTTACGTTACTATTTGAATTTAGAAGAATCACAAGATGGATTTTCGTTAGTAACATTTGGGAAAAAACAATTTACCCGTTTTCTAACACCTGCGATTAGCATTGCAATTATTATTTGGGGACTTTATTTAGGTTTCTCTGGGGTTGGCCGATATTATGTCGGATTAGGTTTGTTTTTTCTGGTGATGCAAGGGCTGATGCGTTATTGGCTTTTACCGATGTTATTTAAACGTCAATTTGTTCGTTACCAGTTCGGAAAGAGTGAGCAGGGAATCGACCTTTATCAAGATTATTTTGAGCTTTATTCCAGTGAGCGTAAGCAAGTAGTGCAATATGCGGATGTGCAAACCTTTGCTAAAGGTAAGCTGACGTACATGCTTGAGTTAAAAAACAAAACTGTAATTATTGTGCCAAAGCGAGCATTTGCACAGGTTTCAGATCAAACGATATTTGAAAATACATTTAAGAAATAG